Proteins encoded within one genomic window of Sulfurovum sp. XGS-02:
- a CDS encoding Mut7-C RNAse domain-containing protein — translation MQYSHDLAKNNNIKFIADCHLGKLAKFLRLLGIDTLYFPHIEDDALIQLAKDEERTILTRDRCLSQRKNAPVFFLEPKETQAQLKLLIELYKLQKHPLSLSRCIICNTPLQIIEKEKVLERLPEKVKKYFNYFEYCPNCDRIYWRGDHYRRMKRYLDQVLES, via the coding sequence ATGCAGTACTCTCATGATCTTGCTAAAAATAATAACATAAAGTTCATCGCTGATTGCCATCTTGGAAAGCTGGCAAAATTTCTTCGACTTCTGGGGATCGACACGCTTTACTTCCCTCATATAGAAGATGATGCTCTGATCCAATTAGCAAAAGATGAGGAACGCACGATTCTAACCAGGGACCGTTGCCTTTCTCAACGTAAAAATGCTCCTGTATTTTTTTTAGAGCCCAAAGAGACTCAAGCACAGCTAAAATTATTGATAGAGTTGTACAAGCTGCAGAAACATCCTCTCTCCCTTAGCCGTTGTATCATCTGCAACACTCCACTTCAAATCATCGAAAAAGAGAAGGTGCTAGAACGTCTGCCTGAAAAGGTCAAAAAGTATTTTAATTATTTTGAATACTGTCCTAACTGTGATCGTATCTACTGGCGGGGTGATCATTACCGACGTATGAAGAGATATTTAGATCAAGTGTTAGAGTCTTAA
- a CDS encoding slipin family protein, with protein MVPILPMTTVYIVMLLIIFLASAIRILREYERGVIFTLGRFTGVKGPGLIILIPFIQRMERVDLRIIVLDVPEQDVISHDNVSVNVNAVVYFRVVDPEKAIIQVENFYAATSQLAQTTLRSVLGRHELDEMLAEREQLNYDIQEILDKQTDTWGIKISNVEIKHVDLNESMVRAIAKQAEAERERRAKVINAKGELEASKNLVEAAKILSDNPHGIQLRYLQTLSDISNDKTNTVVFPFPSDFQQFMKGIVKE; from the coding sequence ATGGTACCTATACTACCAATGACAACTGTCTATATCGTAATGTTACTGATCATTTTTTTGGCATCTGCCATTCGTATTTTACGTGAATATGAGCGAGGAGTGATCTTCACCCTTGGTCGATTTACAGGAGTAAAAGGCCCCGGTCTGATCATATTGATACCGTTTATACAGAGAATGGAACGCGTGGACCTGCGTATCATTGTTTTGGATGTACCAGAACAAGATGTGATTTCACATGATAATGTTTCTGTGAATGTCAATGCCGTAGTCTATTTTCGTGTAGTTGATCCTGAAAAAGCGATCATACAGGTAGAGAACTTCTATGCTGCGACCAGTCAGCTTGCACAGACGACCCTTCGTTCCGTTCTTGGTCGCCATGAACTTGATGAAATGCTTGCAGAACGGGAACAATTGAATTATGATATACAGGAGATACTTGATAAACAGACTGATACCTGGGGTATCAAGATATCCAATGTTGAGATCAAGCATGTAGACCTTAATGAAAGTATGGTACGTGCTATTGCCAAGCAGGCGGAAGCAGAAAGAGAACGTCGTGCAAAAGTGATCAATGCAAAAGGAGAACTTGAAGCCAGTAAAAACCTTGTTGAAGCGGCTAAAATTCTCAGTGATAATCCTCATGGAATACAATTGCGTTATCTGCAGACTCTTAGTGATATATCCAATGATAAAACCAATACAGTGGTCTTTCCTTTTCCATCTGATTTTCAGCAGTTTATGAAGGGGATCGTAAAAGAGTAA
- a CDS encoding nodulation protein NfeD, whose product MKRILFFFIITFLPLLASSTTVIKLEIKGAVGPASSNYLKEGMATAVQDNAQMILIELDTPGGLSTSMREMIQEITNSSLPVVTYVSPKGARAASAGTYLLYASHVAAMAPGTNLGAATPVSLMPVPKMTDENITTPTSLEKKVINDAMAYIKSLAELNDRNITWAMEAVKDAKSISAKDALRYHVVDLMAENSTELLNKLDGTRLRVSGKEITLSTKNAVIHTFEPDWKTQLLMIITDPNIAYILLLIAIYGIFFELMNPGAIFPGVIGVISGVISLYALNMLPFNYAGLLLILLGIGFMVAEVLIAGFGILGVGGVAAFTFGSLLLFDTDTLGSGVSIPLIIAFTLVSLTFFIFVIRFLIKSRSVKIVTGVDEMIGSTAEVLETSEKGYRVRCHGEVWYAESDSVLQIGQKVRVESLSGLVLHVNPKKE is encoded by the coding sequence ATGAAACGCATACTTTTTTTCTTCATCATAACATTCTTACCTCTTCTGGCCAGTAGCACTACGGTCATCAAATTAGAGATAAAAGGTGCAGTAGGACCTGCAAGTAGTAATTATCTGAAAGAGGGTATGGCAACCGCAGTGCAAGACAATGCCCAGATGATATTGATAGAGCTTGATACACCGGGAGGCCTTTCTACATCTATGCGGGAGATGATACAGGAGATCACGAACAGTTCCCTTCCTGTTGTTACCTATGTCTCTCCCAAAGGTGCACGGGCTGCAAGTGCGGGAACCTATCTTCTCTATGCATCTCATGTAGCTGCCATGGCACCCGGAACCAATCTTGGTGCAGCAACTCCGGTCAGTTTGATGCCTGTACCCAAAATGACCGATGAAAATATCACTACACCCACATCCCTTGAGAAAAAAGTCATCAATGATGCTATGGCCTACATCAAAAGTCTGGCTGAACTCAATGATCGTAATATTACATGGGCTATGGAAGCGGTAAAAGATGCTAAAAGTATTTCTGCCAAAGATGCACTGCGCTATCATGTGGTCGACTTGATGGCTGAGAATAGCACTGAACTTTTGAATAAACTGGATGGAACACGCCTTAGAGTCTCAGGAAAAGAGATCACACTCAGCACAAAAAATGCAGTCATTCATACTTTTGAACCTGACTGGAAAACACAACTCTTAATGATCATTACCGACCCAAATATTGCCTATATCCTATTGCTGATAGCCATATACGGGATCTTTTTTGAACTAATGAATCCAGGCGCCATATTCCCTGGTGTGATAGGGGTTATATCAGGTGTGATCTCCTTGTATGCACTGAATATGCTTCCGTTTAATTATGCGGGACTACTGCTGATACTCTTGGGTATTGGTTTTATGGTTGCCGAAGTGTTGATTGCAGGGTTCGGTATTTTGGGGGTTGGCGGAGTGGCTGCTTTTACATTTGGTTCACTGCTTCTTTTTGATACCGATACACTGGGGAGCGGGGTCTCCATTCCCCTCATTATTGCTTTCACCTTGGTGAGTCTGACTTTTTTCATCTTTGTGATACGTTTCCTTATTAAATCAAGGTCTGTCAAAATAGTCACCGGCGTTGATGAGATGATCGGTTCTACTGCTGAAGTCCTTGAAACCTCTGAAAAAGGATATCGTGTCCGCTGCCACGGTGAAGTATGGTATGCTGAATCTGATAGTGTACTACAGATAGGTCAAAAAGTACGTGTAGAGAGTCTATCTGGCCTTGTGCTGCACGTCAATCCAAAAAAGGAGTAA
- a CDS encoding CDP-alcohol phosphatidyltransferase family protein — protein MILHHIPNILSLFRIITAPFLLLSGWYDLPVLFFVLLGMMLLSDALDGIIARMMDHTTEQGAKLDSYGDILTYLSTPLAVWWLWPEIVKEELYYIIAGIVIYILPAIFSLLKFGKLASYHTWITKITAVVMSVGVVMLLGFDNNLLFHAAIYFLVIATVENIAITLILPKQKKDIYSIWHAMKERT, from the coding sequence ATGATACTACATCATATCCCTAATATCTTAAGTCTGTTTCGTATTATCACTGCACCGTTTTTACTGCTTTCGGGCTGGTATGACCTACCCGTACTCTTTTTTGTACTTTTGGGAATGATGCTGCTTTCAGACGCGCTTGACGGTATCATTGCACGTATGATGGATCATACCACTGAGCAGGGAGCAAAACTCGATAGTTATGGAGATATATTGACCTATCTGAGTACACCTTTGGCAGTCTGGTGGCTGTGGCCGGAAATTGTAAAAGAAGAACTTTACTATATCATTGCCGGGATCGTTATCTATATTCTCCCTGCTATTTTTTCTCTTTTGAAATTTGGAAAGCTTGCCAGTTATCATACATGGATCACTAAGATCACTGCAGTAGTGATGAGTGTGGGTGTAGTAATGCTACTTGGATTTGATAATAATCTTTTGTTTCATGCTGCGATCTATTTTTTAGTGATCGCAACGGTTGAAAATATCGCGATCACGCTTATACTCCCGAAACAAAAAAAAGATATCTATTCTATCTGGCATGCGATGAAAGAGAGAACATAG
- a CDS encoding MBL fold metallo-hydrolase has translation MQLTFLGTSAGKPTRERNVSALALEFEQDNKWYLFDCGEATQHQILRSRLSIGKLDTIFITHMHGDHYYGLPGLLSSKKLDTAFRPLTLYGPTGIKKFLECVIDVSFENLGYTLKIIEYKAEETFGFDKFSLKVLSLEHSIESFAFYIKENDITNRLNEAKLRSFGLEPSPLYGELQRGNCITFQGKKLEPGEFMLPPERGRRLIIAGDNSKPEILGRYLKEIDLLVHECTYTQQDYDHLQAKVLHTTAKDLGKAVQKRHVKNVIASHINPRYNNHSIKGTDVLYHEIKAYYKGRVFIANDLDVYRLSKDGMVEKL, from the coding sequence GTGCAACTGACATTCTTGGGTACAAGCGCGGGGAAACCGACTAGAGAAAGAAATGTATCTGCACTTGCTTTGGAGTTTGAACAGGACAACAAATGGTATCTTTTTGACTGCGGTGAAGCCACGCAGCATCAGATACTTAGAAGCAGACTCTCGATCGGTAAATTGGATACGATCTTCATTACACATATGCATGGCGACCACTACTATGGTCTTCCCGGACTCTTGAGCTCAAAAAAACTCGATACCGCATTTAGACCTCTGACTCTATACGGTCCCACAGGGATCAAAAAATTTCTTGAGTGTGTGATAGATGTTTCATTTGAGAATCTTGGATATACGTTGAAGATCATAGAGTATAAAGCAGAGGAGACATTTGGTTTTGATAAGTTTTCATTGAAAGTCCTATCCCTTGAACACTCTATAGAAAGTTTTGCGTTTTATATCAAAGAGAACGATATTACGAACAGACTCAATGAAGCAAAATTGAGATCCTTCGGTCTGGAGCCATCGCCGCTGTATGGTGAACTGCAAAGGGGTAATTGCATTACATTCCAGGGTAAAAAGCTGGAACCAGGGGAGTTTATGCTTCCACCTGAAAGGGGAAGAAGATTGATCATAGCAGGAGATAACAGCAAGCCGGAAATACTCGGCAGATATCTTAAAGAGATCGATCTCTTGGTACATGAGTGTACCTATACGCAGCAAGATTATGATCATCTTCAGGCAAAAGTGCTGCACACGACTGCAAAAGACCTGGGAAAAGCAGTTCAAAAAAGGCATGTCAAAAATGTGATCGCTTCACATATCAACCCGAGGTATAACAACCATAGCATCAAGGGTACTGACGTACTCTATCATGAAATTAAAGCGTACTACAAAGGCAGAGTATTTATAGCGAATGATCTGGATGTTTATCGTCTCAGTAAAGATGGCATGGTTGAAAAACTATAG
- a CDS encoding type 1 glutamine amidotransferase domain-containing protein, whose amino-acid sequence MKALIISTDLFEDSELKIPYQSLRELGIHVDIASTKKGAIIGKHGFNVYATTTLKEVDPEQYDMLILPGGKSPSLIRQEEKALEIARYFFDHDKLVAAICHGPQILISAGLMAGRVATGYKSIAQELKDAGATYKDEEVVIDKNLITSRQPSDLNAFMDAIKEYLYYESKK is encoded by the coding sequence ATGAAAGCTTTAATCATCAGTACAGATCTTTTTGAAGATTCTGAGTTAAAAATCCCTTATCAATCTCTTCGGGAACTGGGTATACATGTAGATATCGCATCTACCAAAAAGGGTGCGATCATTGGGAAACACGGGTTTAATGTCTATGCCACAACCACACTCAAAGAAGTAGATCCAGAGCAGTATGACATGCTGATACTTCCTGGAGGCAAAAGTCCCTCATTGATACGCCAAGAAGAGAAAGCATTAGAAATAGCACGATACTTTTTTGATCATGACAAGCTGGTTGCAGCTATCTGCCATGGTCCTCAGATCTTGATATCAGCCGGTTTAATGGCAGGAAGAGTCGCAACAGGATACAAGAGCATTGCACAAGAACTTAAAGATGCAGGTGCAACCTATAAAGATGAAGAAGTAGTCATCGATAAAAACTTGATCACTTCCAGACAGCCTTCAGACTTGAATGCATTTATGGATGCCATTAAAGAGTATTTGTATTATGAGTCCAAAAAATAA
- a CDS encoding Hsp20/alpha crystallin family protein, with protein MLLTKFDPMRDFRDLEERMASAFRFPEIGSELTNVSGFTPSVNTREGDYAYHVEVDLPGVKKDDIHVDLKDNVLTISGERKTKKEVKEKDYYKKESSYGKFQRSFTLPDNTDAENIEANCKDGVLEVVIPKVERSKKETKKIKIK; from the coding sequence ATGTTATTAACGAAATTTGACCCGATGAGAGATTTTAGAGATTTAGAAGAGAGAATGGCAAGTGCATTCAGATTTCCGGAGATCGGTAGTGAGCTTACAAATGTTTCAGGTTTCACACCCTCAGTCAATACGAGAGAAGGGGATTATGCCTACCATGTAGAAGTTGATCTTCCCGGTGTGAAAAAAGATGATATACATGTAGATCTTAAAGATAATGTTCTGACAATTTCGGGTGAGAGAAAAACCAAGAAAGAGGTCAAAGAGAAAGATTACTATAAGAAAGAGAGCTCTTACGGTAAGTTTCAAAGAAGTTTTACACTGCCGGATAATACTGATGCGGAAAATATCGAAGCAAATTGTAAAGACGGTGTACTCGAAGTAGTGATACCAAAGGTAGAGAGAAGTAAAAAAGAGACGAAGAAGATCAAGATAAAGTAG
- a CDS encoding fused protease/ribonucleoside-triphosphate reductase: MSPKNKEIIHSKKVVKERFTLEKTFCEELIGKKAKFGFGGFGEAVYYRTYSRIKPDGTQEHWADTVIRVINGVLSIRKDHYLSNALVWDEVKWQHYAQKLALSMFDMQWLPPGRGLWIMGTKYIYDRGGAALNNCGAVDTTDLSLAAEWTMDMLMCGVGVGFNTAWQGDTVILPDKKNPAVYIIPDSREGWAESVKLLIESYTKQTPWFSFDYSLIRPEGSPIHGFGGTASGPAPLKELHLRIETYLDTYCNGKIDKTRCVADVMNAIGVCVVAGNVRRSAEIALGSVDDNSFLELKDYRKNPERAEIGWISNNTVVLTKTEDLEKLPLIAEHIRENGEPGIMNLMNVQKYARYGEEAKESASLANPCSEIALESFELCNLSEVFPSRCLNEDGFYQAMEYATFYASTVSLLMTHRHETNAVISRNRRIGVSISGIADMLDRAGIADLTSRLKKGYKLVRSVNQRLAVEADIPLSIRVTTVKPSGTISQLVGCSPGMHFPTFQYAIRRIRIGNISPICSVLKEAGVPYEKDHYSANTTVFEFPIYQGQTRKAKDVPAEEQFSLLTLLQREWSDNMVSCTVYFDPKIEGPHIEHMLSKFVPLIKSVSMLPHSDTGAYVQMPYEGITKEQYEARISRISNIDWSHFSGSDGIESRFCSNDACD, encoded by the coding sequence ATGAGTCCAAAAAATAAAGAGATCATCCACTCAAAAAAAGTTGTCAAGGAACGGTTCACTCTAGAAAAAACGTTTTGTGAAGAACTCATTGGCAAAAAGGCGAAGTTCGGTTTTGGTGGCTTCGGCGAAGCAGTCTATTATCGTACATACAGCCGGATCAAACCTGACGGTACACAGGAACATTGGGCAGATACGGTGATTCGCGTAATCAATGGCGTGCTGTCAATCCGAAAAGACCATTACCTCTCAAACGCTTTAGTCTGGGATGAAGTAAAATGGCAGCACTACGCTCAAAAACTTGCTTTGTCCATGTTCGATATGCAGTGGCTTCCTCCGGGACGTGGTCTATGGATCATGGGTACGAAGTATATTTATGATCGTGGAGGTGCAGCATTAAACAACTGCGGTGCTGTCGATACAACGGATCTTTCCCTTGCGGCAGAATGGACCATGGATATGCTCATGTGTGGGGTCGGAGTCGGTTTTAATACTGCATGGCAAGGTGATACTGTTATCCTGCCTGATAAAAAAAATCCGGCAGTGTATATCATCCCGGACAGTAGAGAGGGTTGGGCTGAGTCCGTAAAACTCTTAATAGAAAGCTATACAAAACAAACACCATGGTTCTCTTTTGATTATAGCCTGATCCGCCCCGAGGGTTCCCCGATCCATGGTTTTGGCGGTACTGCATCCGGTCCAGCTCCATTAAAAGAATTACATCTACGTATTGAAACATATCTGGACACTTATTGCAATGGAAAAATCGATAAGACGCGTTGTGTAGCTGATGTGATGAATGCGATCGGTGTCTGTGTTGTAGCAGGGAATGTACGCAGAAGTGCTGAGATAGCACTGGGCTCAGTCGATGACAATAGTTTTTTGGAATTGAAGGATTATAGAAAAAACCCGGAACGTGCTGAAATAGGATGGATCTCAAATAATACAGTTGTACTAACTAAAACAGAAGATCTTGAAAAACTCCCGCTGATCGCTGAACATATTCGTGAGAATGGGGAACCAGGCATCATGAACCTGATGAATGTTCAAAAATATGCACGTTACGGTGAGGAAGCCAAAGAGAGTGCATCGCTGGCAAACCCCTGCTCTGAAATTGCTTTAGAGAGTTTTGAACTCTGTAATCTCTCTGAAGTTTTTCCATCACGCTGTCTGAATGAGGATGGTTTTTATCAAGCAATGGAGTATGCAACGTTTTACGCTTCAACAGTGTCATTACTCATGACACACCGTCATGAAACAAATGCGGTCATTTCACGAAATCGTCGTATAGGTGTCAGTATTTCAGGCATTGCAGACATGCTTGATAGAGCTGGAATAGCAGATCTAACCTCTAGACTGAAAAAGGGGTACAAACTAGTACGTTCTGTCAATCAGAGATTGGCTGTAGAAGCAGATATTCCTCTATCAATCAGAGTGACAACCGTCAAACCCTCAGGGACTATCAGCCAGTTGGTCGGCTGTAGTCCAGGTATGCACTTTCCGACATTTCAGTATGCTATACGCCGTATACGGATCGGAAACATTTCACCTATTTGCAGTGTACTCAAAGAGGCTGGTGTACCATATGAAAAAGACCACTACAGTGCCAATACAACGGTATTTGAATTTCCGATATATCAAGGTCAAACAAGGAAAGCAAAAGATGTTCCAGCCGAGGAGCAGTTCTCTCTTTTAACCCTGCTACAGCGTGAATGGAGCGATAATATGGTCAGTTGTACTGTCTATTTTGACCCAAAAATTGAAGGTCCCCATATCGAACATATGCTCTCAAAGTTTGTACCACTCATCAAGTCTGTCTCGATGTTGCCACATTCAGATACAGGGGCATATGTACAAATGCCCTATGAAGGTATCACTAAAGAGCAATATGAAGCACGAATATCAAGGATTTCCAATATCGACTGGAGCCATTTTAGTGGCAGTGATGGTATAGAAAGTCGATTTTGCAGCAATGATGCATGTGACTAG
- a CDS encoding RMD1 family protein: protein MGIIKAYKFTDGFDFDLIRKEVVGAFRAKLLKDVLIIEKENNLCFLFKYGVIIFWDFDDEEYFLKTISASIGAVKILEDYKYHISPIQPVKIELDTIYIDSDDELKKLAISYAIEQSIMLGNFEDTIKQALELTEHIPLDLAENGRVKMSRREIAKERGRLFITKSNIYLHFELLDTPEFFWEYPELDIYYQSMRKYLELQSRIEILNRKMNVMQEVLAILADEQNHKHSSTLEWIIIILIAFEILLFILNDFT from the coding sequence ATGGGGATCATAAAAGCATATAAATTTACCGATGGTTTTGACTTTGATCTGATCAGAAAAGAAGTGGTTGGCGCTTTTCGTGCAAAACTTTTAAAAGATGTGCTGATCATTGAAAAAGAGAACAATCTCTGTTTTTTGTTTAAATATGGCGTGATCATATTTTGGGATTTTGATGATGAAGAGTACTTTCTTAAAACGATCAGTGCCTCCATCGGTGCGGTTAAGATCTTAGAAGACTACAAGTATCACATTTCTCCGATTCAGCCTGTTAAAATTGAGTTAGACACCATCTATATCGATTCTGATGATGAATTGAAAAAACTTGCCATATCCTATGCCATTGAGCAATCTATCATGCTGGGAAACTTTGAAGACACTATCAAACAGGCCCTCGAATTAACGGAACATATTCCTTTGGATCTTGCTGAAAACGGTCGTGTAAAGATGAGCAGACGGGAAATAGCCAAAGAGAGAGGACGTCTTTTTATCACTAAATCAAACATCTATTTACATTTTGAACTTTTAGATACACCGGAGTTTTTCTGGGAGTATCCTGAACTGGATATCTATTATCAGAGTATGAGAAAGTATCTTGAGCTGCAATCCCGTATCGAAATTCTTAATAGAAAGATGAATGTGATGCAAGAGGTATTGGCTATTCTTGCGGATGAGCAAAACCATAAACACAGCAGTACTTTAGAATGGATCATCATTATTCTGATCGCATTTGAAATACTATTATTTATCTTGAATGATTTTACATGA
- a CDS encoding DUF503 family protein, with translation MIICSCIIHLELPYVQSLKGRRSVTNSMKEKLKAFNVSVMDISGEYAKEADIAFVFLSPNTLKSTQYREKIEQMLERNFSEYHFELEYEEI, from the coding sequence ATGATTATTTGTAGCTGTATCATTCACCTGGAACTGCCTTATGTCCAATCACTCAAAGGGCGCAGAAGTGTTACAAACAGTATGAAAGAGAAACTTAAAGCATTTAATGTCTCTGTGATGGATATCAGTGGTGAGTATGCCAAAGAGGCAGACATTGCTTTTGTTTTTCTCTCTCCAAATACGCTTAAATCCACACAGTATCGTGAAAAGATCGAACAAATGCTTGAGAGGAATTTTTCAGAATACCACTTTGAACTGGAGTATGAAGAGATCTGA
- a CDS encoding alpha/beta hydrolase codes for MNPIEDGCMMENAIKGRKMLSFIAVLSISYVLLCVLLFVFQRQMIYLPTSEVSVPDTAYTILDTGEVRIKVWTLNPGKKKALIYFGGNAENVAYNIDDFQTLFADRTVYLVNYRGYGGSSGVPHEQGFYHDALYLYDHVRTQYAAISTMGRSIGAAVSTYLASKRNVDKLILITPFDSAVNVAKKYYWFFPIDLILKERLDTAGRAADITADTLIIAAADDRIIPHSCSLDLIKAFRKTRVEAVTLENTGHNTVHLHPDYKKIITSFMR; via the coding sequence ATGAATCCAATTGAGGATGGTTGTATGATGGAGAATGCAATAAAGGGTAGAAAAATGCTTTCATTTATAGCTGTATTGAGTATCTCTTACGTGCTTCTGTGTGTATTACTTTTTGTCTTTCAGCGCCAGATGATTTATTTACCCACCTCTGAAGTAAGTGTTCCGGATACGGCATACACTATACTAGATACAGGTGAAGTACGTATCAAGGTATGGACACTTAACCCAGGAAAAAAGAAAGCACTAATCTACTTTGGAGGTAATGCTGAGAACGTTGCTTACAACATCGATGATTTTCAAACACTTTTTGCCGACCGTACAGTCTATCTTGTGAACTATCGAGGTTATGGTGGAAGTAGTGGAGTACCTCATGAGCAGGGATTTTACCATGATGCATTGTATCTCTATGATCATGTTAGAACACAATATGCGGCAATCTCAACGATGGGACGCAGTATCGGTGCGGCGGTTTCGACCTATCTTGCCTCAAAACGAAATGTTGATAAGCTTATTCTCATAACACCATTTGACAGTGCCGTGAATGTTGCTAAAAAATACTACTGGTTTTTCCCGATCGATCTTATTTTGAAGGAACGGTTAGATACTGCTGGAAGGGCTGCTGATATCACTGCTGATACACTTATCATAGCAGCGGCCGATGACAGGATTATTCCTCATAGTTGTAGCCTTGATCTTATCAAGGCTTTTCGCAAAACACGGGTAGAGGCTGTAACACTTGAAAATACCGGGCACAACACTGTACATCTTCATCCCGATTACAAAAAGATCATTACTTCGTTTATGAGATAG
- a CDS encoding phosphoribosyltransferase: MFKDRKDAGQKLAAALQRYKVEDPLVFAIPRGGVELGYEVSKALNSDFSLLICRKLPFPDNTESGFGAIAEDGSLYINASAASSVSEKEIEQIIAEQSLEIKRRIQTLREGKPHPTIKGRTVILVDDGIAMGSTMHVAVELCKKAKAKKIIVAAPVAGRQTIEKFSKIVDGVIVLESPVPFYAVAQVYENWYDVNDNEVLRFFKTQDNS, encoded by the coding sequence ATGTTTAAAGATCGTAAAGATGCCGGTCAAAAACTGGCTGCTGCACTGCAGAGATATAAAGTAGAGGACCCCTTGGTATTTGCAATTCCAAGAGGCGGTGTGGAATTGGGATATGAGGTTTCAAAAGCACTGAATAGTGACTTTTCACTACTTATCTGTCGGAAACTCCCTTTTCCTGATAATACAGAGAGCGGTTTTGGTGCTATTGCAGAAGATGGTTCACTCTATATCAATGCATCGGCTGCTTCTTCAGTATCTGAAAAAGAGATCGAACAGATCATTGCAGAACAAAGCCTTGAAATAAAAAGACGTATCCAGACACTAAGAGAAGGAAAGCCGCATCCTACTATAAAAGGGCGTACAGTGATATTGGTCGATGACGGTATAGCAATGGGATCGACCATGCATGTAGCAGTAGAACTGTGCAAAAAAGCAAAAGCTAAAAAGATCATCGTAGCTGCTCCCGTTGCCGGCCGTCAAACGATAGAAAAGTTTTCCAAAATAGTTGACGGGGTTATAGTATTGGAATCACCTGTGCCTTTTTATGCCGTAGCCCAAGTCTATGAAAACTGGTACGATGTAAATGATAATGAAGTATTACGTTTCTTTAAAACTCAGGACAATTCTTAA